Sequence from the Amycolatopsis sp. NBC_00345 genome:
TCGACGCCCTCCTCTTCGAGCCGCGAGAGCTGGCGGCGCAGGGTGTGGAACTCGCCGTCGGTGGTCACCAGCCGCGGCCGCTTCGGCAGCTCGATCGCCGACAGGAAGCGGATGACGAGCTCGTGCGTGCTCGCGCCGAGCGCGTACTCGCCGTGCGGGTCGGCGAGCAGCGCGCGGAACCCGCCGCGCAGCTCGTCGGCCTTGGCGAGCGCGCGGTCCCACTTCTCGTCGACGTCGCGGGCCGCGTCGGCGAACGCCTCCAGCAAGCCCTCCTCCGCGACGTCCGGCCAGGCCTGGTGCGAATGCGCGGACAGCAGCAGCCGGTCGGCCACGCCGAAGCGCGAATAAAACGGCGCGAGCGCGTTGGGGGTGGTGCGCAAGGCGTCTAGCGAGGTCACAACTGGCTCCGTACTGCCCAAAGGTCGGGGAACATCGGCTGGAAGAGGGTGGTGCGCAGGTAAGTCGCGCCGGACGACCCACCCGTGCCGGTCTTGTCGCCGATGGTCCGTTCGACCATCTTCACGTGCCGGTACCGCCACTCCTGCATCCCTTCGTCAAGGTCGACGAGACACTCCGCGACCACTGATGGGCCGCCGTCGTCCTGGTAGACCTTCAGCAGTACCGCCTGCAGTTCGGAAGAGGGTTCCACCGGGCGAGTGACGTCTCGATCACAGCTGACGTCGTAACCACGGGCCGACAAATATTTGAGGAACGAATCGAACACCGAATCGCGCCCCATCGCGGCCGCGATTCGCTCGCGCTGGCCGCCGCCTTCGGGGTAATGGGCGAACACGCGCTCGTCCCTCCGGCCCAGCATGGCCTCCAGTTCGCGGAACTGCGCCGACTGGAAACCGCTGGACGCGTCGAGCCGGGCGCGGAAGCTGGTGAACTGGCTGGGCGTCATGGTCTCCAGCACGTCGATCTGCGCGACGACCACCTTCAGCACGGTCAGGATCCGCCGCAGCGTGCGGATCGAGTGCGCGGTCCGGCCGGCGGCCAGGCTCTCCTGCAGGAACTCGGCCTCGTGCAGGATCTGCTTGAACCACAGCTCGTACACCTGGTGGATCACGATGAACAACAGCTCGTCGTGCTCGTCCGAGCGCGGGCGCTGCGCTTCGAGCAGCTCGTCGAGCGCGAGGTACGAGGTGTAGCTCAGCGCGGCCTGGGTGTCGGCGGTTCCGGTCATGGTGGTCCTCACCTCGTCGATAGGGTTTGGTCGAAATGGCGCTGCGCCGCGGGGGCCAGCGCCGTGTACAGGTCGTGGAACAGCTTGATCGCCGCCGCGCGCCGCCCGGGCGCGGGGATCAGCTCGCCGGGCAGCTCCGGGTCGAGCGACGGGAACACGCGGAACGTGTGCACCAGCCGGGTCCGCACGGAGAACGCGTCGGCGTCGCTGAGCGTTTCGCGGAGGCAGGGGCCGAACTCGGTGACAAAAGCGTCGTACCGCGCGGAAAGCTCGTCCAGGTCCCAGGCGCGCCCGGCGAAACGGCGCACGTCGAGTGCCGCCGACGGGGAGCCGAGCATCAGCCCGGCGTGCTCGGTCACGTCCAGCTCCGCCAGCAGCGCGAGCACCTCGGCTTCCCGGTCGTGCGGCGCGATCCAGGTGCCGTCCTGCACCGGGCCGAAGCCGAGGAACCGCAGCCGCCGCACGAGCCGCTCGCGCGCCTGCCGCCGGCTCTCCGGGATGCCCGGCCACAGCACGGTCCAGGTGCCCGCGGGCCGGTCGCCGCGGCCGAGGCCGAAGATCCGCCGGTCGCCGTCGGCGAGCAGCGCGACGGTGCGCGGGGTGAGCGAGTAGTGCACCAGCCGTCCGTCGCGGTGGCGGGCCAGCAGGCCCCGGTGCACCAGCCGGGTCAGCGCGATGCGGGCGGCGCCGTCGGAGAAGCCCAGCTCGGTGAGCAGCGTGACGAGGCCGCCGGACCACACGCGCCTGCTCTCGCGTGGCGACACGTAGCTGCCGAGCAGCGTCATCACCAGCTCCTGCGGGCCGGCGGCGTTCGGTTCGGGCACGGCCGCAACTCTATACACCCCAGCCCGCTGCGGTGTAGCTTTCCCGGTGTGACCTGCTTCCCAGCGTGGAGAGGAGCCGGATGACGAGGCTGGTGGTCGTCACGGGCGGCACGCGCGGCATCGGCGCCGCGATCGCCGCGCACTTCGCCGGCGCCGGCGACACGGTGCTCGCCCCGGGCCGCCGGGAGTGCGACGTGACCGACGAAGCGGCCGTGCGCGCGTACTTCGCCGGCGCCGGCCCGGTGGACGTGCTGGTGAACAACGCCGGCGTTTCGTCGAGCGCGCCCACCGCGAAGACCACTTTGGCCGAGTGGCAGAGCCAGCTCTCGGTCAACGCCACGGGCGCCTTCCTGTGCACCCGCGAGGTGCTGCCGGGCATGCGGGCGCGCGGCCGCGGCCGGATCGTCACGGTGGCGTCGACCGCGGGCCACACCGGCGTCCGCTACACCTCCGGGTACACGGCGTCGAAACACGCGGCGGTCGGGCTGATGCGCGCGGTGTCGGCGGAGGTCGCCGGCACCGGCGTGACGGCGAACGCGGTGTGCCCGGCGTTCGTGCGCACCGACATGACGGCGGACTCGGTCGCGCGCATCCACGAGCGCACCGGCCGGGACGAGGCGGCCGCCGAAGCCGCGCTCGCCGCCTCGTCGCCGCTCGGACGCCTGCTCGAACCGCAAGAGGTCGCCTTCGCGGTGGCCTTCCTGGCCGCGGACGAGGCCGCCGCCATCAACGGACAGACCCTTGTACTCGACGGTGGAGGAATCCAGAAATGAGCCCGTTCCGCGCCACGCCCCCGCTCACGAAGTCGTGGGAGCACTTCGGTTTCACGGTGGACGACGGGGTCGCGACGCTGACCTTCGACCGGCCGGACAAGCTGAACGCGCTCACCTTCGACGTCTACGCGGACCTGCGGGACCTCGTGCTGGAGCTGCCGCACCGCGGCGACGTGCGGGTGCTGGTGATCACCGGCCGCGGCCGCGGCTTCTGCTCGGGCGGTGACGTCGAGGAGATCATCGGCGAACTGCAGAAGATGGAGACGGCCGAGCTGCTGGAGTTCACCCGCATGACCGGCGCGGTGGTGAAGGCGCTGCGCGAGACGCCGATCCCGGTGATCGCCGCGATCAACGGCATCGCCGCGGGCGCGGGCTCGGTGATCGCGCTGGCCAGCGACTTCCGGCTGCTGGCGCGCTCGGCGAAGTTCGCCTTCCTGTTCACCAAGGTCGGGCTGGCCGGCGCGGACATGGGCGCGGCGTACCTGCTGCCGCGCCTGGTGGGCCTCGGCCGCGCCACGGAACTGCTGATGCTGGGCGACAAGCTCGACGCCGCCCGCGCCGAGACGATCGGCCTGGCCACCCAGGTCGTCGACGACGAGGAGCTGCCGGCCGCGGCGCAGGCACTCGCCCGCCGCCTGGCCGACGGCCCGGCGCTGGCGTACTCCACCACCAAGGTCCTGCTGACCCGCGAGCTCGACACCGACCTCGGCGGCGCCATCGAGCTGGAGGCGATCACCCAGGCGCTGCTCATGACGGCCAAGGACCACAAGGAGTTCTACGCCGCCTGGTCCGCCGGGCGTAGTCCACAGTGGACGGGTCGCTGAGCGGCTCCGTCCTCAGCCGACGGTGAGCACGATCTTGCCCCGGAGGTGCCCGCGGGCGGCCCGCTCGTGCGCCTTCGCGGCTTCCGCGAGCGGAAACGTGCTGTCCACGGCGACGCGAACCGTGCCCTTGTCAAGCAGGCGCCCAAGTTCCGCGAGCTGCGCGCCGTTCGCGCGGACCTGGGTGAGCGAGGTCGTGACGCCCAGCTTCGCGGTTTCTTCGGCGTCGAATTCGGCGAGGTACACCGGATAAAGGGCGCCGCCGCGCTTGAGCGTGCGCAGGAAACGGCTGCTGGTGGGACCGCCGAGAGTGTCGAGAACGAGGTCGACGTCGTGCGCGACGTCCTCGGGCGGGGTCTTGGTGTAGTCGACGAACTCGTCCGAACCGAGGTCGCGCAGGAACGCCTCGTGCGCGCCCGAGGCCACCGCGATGACCCGTGCGCCCCGCTCTTTCGCCAGCTGCACCCCGAAATGGCCCACGCCACCCGCGGCCCCGTTGACGAGCACCGTCATCCCAGGGCTGATCGCGATCGGGTGATGCGGCCCCGATTGCAGCGGGTTCGGCTGATCGTGCCCGAGCTCGATCAGGAACTGCCACGCGGTGAGCCCGGCCATGGGCGCCCCCGCGGCGTGCACGTGATCGATTCCGGCCGGCTTGCGAGCCAGGTCCGAAGCCGGCGCGGCGACGTACTCGGCATAGGCGGCGGCACCGGAACCGGGAAAACGCAGCATCCCGAAGACCTCGTCGCCGACGGACAGGTCGCCCACCCCCGCGGCGACGGCCGCCACGACACCCGACACGTCCGTCCCCGGGATCAGGGGCAGATTCATCGGCGGCCGCAACTCCTCCGGTACGTCCGGCATGCCTTCGCGGACGTACCAGTCCGGCGGATTGAGGCCGGCCGCGTGCACGCGAACGAGGACCTCGCCCGGCTTCGGCTTGGGCAGCGGGACCTCGTCGTAGCTCAGCACCTCGGGGCCGCCGAACTCGTGCAGCCGGATCGCCTTCATCGTGGTTGTCGACATCGTTTCCTCTTGACCGGGGTGGCTGGGACTGGCGTAAACGTACCAGTGATCCGATTATGTGGAGCAGTGGTACGTCTGTCAAGGTGGGGGTATGCGAGCCGACGCCAGGAAGAACTACGACCAGCTGCTCACGGTCGCGAGCACGGTCGTGGCCGAGCAAGGCGCCAACGCGTCGTTACGCGACATCGCCCGCCGGGCCGGCGTCGCGCTCGCCACGCTGTACCGCCACTTTCCAACGCGAGAGGCCTTGCTCGAAGCTTTGCTCCGCACCGGCTTCGACGAGCTCGCGGCCAGGGCCGACGAACTCGAAACTTCGAGCTCTCCCCAGGATGCGCTCGCTTTGTGGTTACGCGAATGCGTCACGTGGGCCCACGAGTACCGAGGTGTCACGGAGCTGATGGTGGCCGCCATCGAAGACGCCGAGTCCGCGCTCCACGCTTCGTGCGTCACGATGCGCGCGGCCGGCACGCGGCTGCTCACCCGCGCCCAGGCCGAAGGCACCGCACGGGCCGACATCGATGGCACTGACCTGTTCGCACTGGTCGGGGCACTCTCGTGGCTCGGCGACCAGCCTGCGCTCGCGGCCCGCGCCCACCACCTCTTCGACGTCATCGCCGACGCGATCCTGACTTCGACCACGCCGCACGGCGGCTAAAGGCCGGTGTAGGCGATCGCCGGTTCCTCAAGGCTGCCGAAGTACCGGCGGCCACCGTGTTCGCGGACAGCGCGCGCACCGCGGCCCGCAGCGGGGCGGGCAGCCGGCGGACCAGGTCCAGCGACGGCACGCGCGGCTGCCGTGCAACCAAATCCGCGTGACGTGACACGCACCCGTCTCGGCAACGGCCACAAAGGACTCGTCCGGGGTGCGGCGCGAGGAGTCGGTGAAGTTGACCGGGACGACCGTGACTTCGCCGAACCGCCTGACCGCCTCCTACCGGTAGGTGAGCAGCCCGGCAGCGTCCGCATCGAAGTGCGAATGTTCGTTGAAGGTCAACAGGTTCACCCCGCCACGGCCGGACGTCACCTTGGTGATGCCGCCGTTGACCGTGACGCGGTTCAGCTTCAGCAGCCCCGTCTCCGGCGTGCCCAGCAGCGCGCCGCAGACCGCGCCGATCACCCCGCCCGAGGTGAACACGACCGCGTGCTCCCCTTTTCCGAGCGACGCGACGACGTCGGCGAGCGCGTCCGTGCAGCGCGCGAGGAAGGCGGGCCACGTCTCGGCGCACGGCCCGCCTTCGCCCGCCTCGACCCACGCGGCCAGCGCGGCGTCGAGCACGCTTTGGTACGCGCGGGAGTCCTCCTGCGCCGCGCCGCCCGCGTGGTGCCGGGCGATGTCGACATGGTCGTACTCGTTCCAGCGCGGGTCTTCGGCCACCGGGACGTCCGCGCCGAGCGCCTTGAGCGCGGTGGCCGCGGTGTCCCGCTGCCGGGCGAGCGAGCCGGAACGGGCCTGGCTGAACGTGACCCCGCGGCGCTTCAGTTCGGCACCGACCACAGTGGACTGTTCGAACCCGCGTTCCGACAGGGCGTCGTAGTCCTCGGCGCCGAACGAGGCCTGGCCGTGGCGGACGAGGTAGATGGCGCCCATTCAGGCCCTTCCCTTCATGATGACCTCGCGGCAGCGCCCTTCGAGGTAGCGGACGAACTGCCAGAAGTCCTTGAACGCCGGGTTGTGCGTCTGGCCGTCGTGGTACCGGCGGTAGAGCTGCTGGATCACCACGGCGAGCCGGAACAGCCCGTACACCTCGTAGAACCGCCAGTCGCCGACCTCGATGCCGGTGGCGCCGGCGTAGTGGGCGACGAACTCCTCGCGGGTGTACATGCCGGGAATGTGCGTCGGCTGGCGACGGCTGGACTTCATCACGTCGTCGTCATCGGCCTGGACCCAATAGGACAGCGTGCTGCCGAGCTCCATCAGCGGGTCGCCGAGGGTCGCCAGCTCCCAGTCGAGGACGCCGGTGACGCGGAGCGTGTCCGGGCCGTCGAGGACCAGGTTGTCGAGACGGTAGTCGTTGTGGATCAAGCAGATCCGGGCCTCGCCGGGCCGGTTGCCGTCCAGCCAGCGGATCACGTCGGCGAAGTCGCCGACGTTGTCCGTGCGCGCCTTCTCGAAGCGGCCGGTCCAGCCGCGCACCTGGCGCTCGACGTAACCCGTGCCCTTGCCGAGGTCGGCCAAGCCGGCCGCGTCGACGTCCACCGAGTGCAGCTGCACGAGCCGGTCGACGACCCGGCCGGACAGCTCACGCGCCTGCTCCGGGGTCAGGTCGAGGCCGCCGGGCAGGTCGCCGCGGAGGATCAGGCCGTCGAGCCGCTCCATCACGTAGAAGTCGCTGCCCAGCGGGCCTTCGTCCTCCGCGCGGCCGAACGCGAGCATCTCCGGCACGTACGGGAACACCGGCTTCAGCGCGCGCTGCACGCGGTACTCGCGCCGCATGTCGTGCGCCGACGCGGCTTTGTGCCCCGCGGGCGGGCGCCGCAGGATCAGCTCGCGGCCCGGGTAGGCGAGCAGGTACGTCAGATTGGACGCGCCGCCGGGGAACTGCCGGACCACCGGCGGCCGGTCGCCGAGCCCCGGCACGCGCCCGGACAGCCAGGCGTGCACGGCGTCGGCGTCGAACACGTCCTCGGCACGGACGTCGACCGTCCCGTCGGTCATGCGAACCTCCTCAGCAGGCTCTCCGGGGCCAGCCGCACGGCCAGGGCCAGCGGGACCCACGGCCACGACGGCACGTACGCCAGCTTCGGCTCGGCCTCGACCGCTTTCGCCAGTGCGCGGGCACCGGCCTCCGCTCGCGTGGCCAGCGGGCTGCCGCCGACCCGGTCGTACATTTCGGACTCTATGTAGCCGGGCCGGATCTCGGTGACCGCGATGCCCTTCCGGCGCAGTTCCGCCCGCGTGCCGGCGACAAACGCCGAGATACCCGCCTTCGAGGCGGCGTACGCGGTGGAGTTCTTGGGCAGCCCGCGGATCGCCATGAACGACGACATCACCGCGAGGTGGCCTTCGCGCTGCTCGCGGAAGATGCCGGCGGCGGCCTCGATCTGGGCGGCCGCGGCGATGAAGTTGGTCTCCAGCGTCTGCCGGTTGACGTCGAACCGGCCGCGGCCGACCGGCTGGCCCTTGCCGAGGCCCGCGTTGACGATCACGCGGTCGAGCGAGCCGAGTGCGGCGCGGAACTCGTCGAACACGGTGAAGACGCGGTCGTGCTCGTTCACGTCGAGGCACCGGGTCACGACCGTGATCCCCGGGTAGGCCGCCTTGAGTTCGGCGGCCAGCTCGTCGAGCCGGTCGGCGCGCCGCGCGCAGAGCGCGAGGTTGCGGCCGCGGGCCGCGAACTGGCGGGCCATGCCTTCGCCGAGGCCCGAGCTGGCACCGGTGATCAGGATGTTCTTCCGCAGGACCATGGGCGGGATCCTACCGGCTGGTAACCAGACCGGTGGCCCGGCGCTGGGGGCATCGCCGGGCCACCGGTACCAGGTACGGCCATCGGCAGTGCACGGGGCGCGGACCGTCTGCCGGGGCCGAAGGATGTGCCGCGCCGGGGGCCCGGGCGCGACGGGTACGAAGGCCATACAAACGCGACCGCGCAGGTCAGGCAATGGTTCACAGTTGCCAGTACTAGGCCGTTCGCTCCAGTGACAGTGCCCTGAGCAGGCCCGGACCCTGCTAACGTCTCCGTGTCGGCTTGGGCACTCCAGGTGAACGGACCAGCGGCGGGGACGGTCGGGGCGGGACATGGCGGGTGGAGCTGCGAACGGCGCCGGACCGGGCGCGGCGGACGAACGGACCGCGTTCGCGACCGCGCTGCGGGCCGCCATCGCCACCAGCGGGCTCTCGCTCGACCGGATCCAGGCCCGGCTGCGCGCCCGCGGCACGGCGGTGAGCGTCACCGCGCTGAGCTACTGGCAGTCCGGCAAGCGCCAGCCCGAGCGGTCCGGTTCGCTGTCGGCGGTGCGGGTGCTGGAGGAGATCCTCGGCGTGCCCGCCGGCTCGCTGCTCGGCCTGCTGCCGCCGCCCCGGCCGCGGGGCAGCGCGGCGCGTCGGGACCGCGCCGGCGAGGAGCCGCTCACCTTCACCCGCGAGACGCTGCAGCCGCTGCTCGACCGCGTCGGCGCGCCGAACGCGCTGGACCGCCAGAACCAGCTGAAGCTCGTCGGCCTGCACGACCTGTGCGAGATCGCCGAGGACGGCGGCCAGCGCTCGGTCACCGCGCGCGCGGTGTTCCAGGCGGGCGCGGACGGCCAGGACCGCTGGCTTCTGGTGTACACACAAGGAGACGCGGCGGCGGTGCCCGAGCTGCACCCGGTCCGCAACTGCCGCGTCGGGCGCACCGAAGTGGACGATGCCCACGGAATCCTGGTCGCCGAACTGCTTTTCGAGCGCACCGTCGACCGCGGTGAGACGCATCTGATCGAGTACTCGCTGACCAACGCGGGCCCGCCGTATCCGGAATGCCGGAACACGCACTACCGCGAGTTCCGGCGGCCTGTGCGCGAGTACCTGCTGGAGGTCCGCTTCGCGCCCGAAGCGGTGCCCGCGCAGTGCTGGCAGTACGGCCGCCCGAACGACGGCACGCCGTCCCGCCGCCGCCTCGCCCTCGACGGCGGTCACGGCGTCCACGCGGTGGCCCTGGACTTCGGGCCGGGCATCTACGGCATCGAGTGGGAGTAGGACTCGTGAGTGTTGAAGACGGTTAGAACCGTCCTCAACACTCACGAGCCTGATCAGCTCAGCTTCGAGCGCAGCACCTTCCCGGTGGCGTTGCGCGGCAGCTCGTCCAGGAACTCCACGTCACGCGGGACCTTGTACCGGGCCAGGTTGGCCTTGACGTACTCGCGCACGCCGTCGGCGTCCAGCCCCGATTCCTCCACCCGCACGACAAACGCCTTGAGGCGCTGGCCGAAGTCCGCGTCCTCGACGCCGATCACGGCCGCCTCCAACACGTCCTCGCGCTCGACGAGCAGGTTCTCCACCTCGACCGGGAACACGTTCTCGCCGCCGGAGACGATCATCTCGTCGTCGCGGCCGTCGATGAAGAGCAGGCCGTCGTCGTCGAAGTGGCCGACGTCGCCGCTGGAGAGCAGGCCGTCGATGATCTCCTTGTGCCTGCCGTCGGTGTAGCCGCCGAAGCTGAGGCCACTGCCGACGAACACGCGCGCCGTCACGTGCGGCTCGGTGATCTTCTTGCCGTCCAGGTCGTACAGCGCGACGCGGCAGCCCACCGGCGCGCGGCCGACGGTGCCGGGCGCGCGCCGCCAGTCCTCCGGCGTCGCGACGGTGGCGACCGCGACCTCCGTGGAGCCGTACAGGTTGTGCACCACGGGGCCGAACTCCTCGTTCGCGCGGTTGCCGAGGTCCGGCGACAGCGCGGAGCCCGCGACGAAGATGATCCGCAGGCACGACGCGTCGTACTTGGCGCGGGTCTCCGCGGGCAGGTCGACGATCCGCTGCAGCATCGTCGGCACCAGTACCAGCGCGGTGCAGCGGTGCTCGGCGATGCCCTTGAGCGCCTCCTCCGGGCTGAACTTCCGCCGCATCACCACCGTGCACCCGAGTGCGAACGACAGGATGAACTGCGAAAGTCCCGTGCCGTGGAACAGCGGCGCGCCCATGTACGTCGCTTCGCCGGCGCGTAACGGGATGCGGTC
This genomic interval carries:
- a CDS encoding enoyl-CoA hydratase family protein is translated as MSPFRATPPLTKSWEHFGFTVDDGVATLTFDRPDKLNALTFDVYADLRDLVLELPHRGDVRVLVITGRGRGFCSGGDVEEIIGELQKMETAELLEFTRMTGAVVKALRETPIPVIAAINGIAAGAGSVIALASDFRLLARSAKFAFLFTKVGLAGADMGAAYLLPRLVGLGRATELLMLGDKLDAARAETIGLATQVVDDEELPAAAQALARRLADGPALAYSTTKVLLTRELDTDLGGAIELEAITQALLMTAKDHKEFYAAWSAGRSPQWTGR
- a CDS encoding histidine phosphatase family protein; amino-acid sequence: MGAIYLVRHGQASFGAEDYDALSERGFEQSTVVGAELKRRGVTFSQARSGSLARQRDTAATALKALGADVPVAEDPRWNEYDHVDIARHHAGGAAQEDSRAYQSVLDAALAAWVEAGEGGPCAETWPAFLARCTDALADVVASLGKGEHAVVFTSGGVIGAVCGALLGTPETGLLKLNRVTVNGGITKVTSGRGGVNLLTFNEHSHFDADAAGLLTYR
- a CDS encoding PaaX family transcriptional regulator; amino-acid sequence: MTLLGSYVSPRESRRVWSGGLVTLLTELGFSDGAARIALTRLVHRGLLARHRDGRLVHYSLTPRTVALLADGDRRIFGLGRGDRPAGTWTVLWPGIPESRRQARERLVRRLRFLGFGPVQDGTWIAPHDREAEVLALLAELDVTEHAGLMLGSPSAALDVRRFAGRAWDLDELSARYDAFVTEFGPCLRETLSDADAFSVRTRLVHTFRVFPSLDPELPGELIPAPGRRAAAIKLFHDLYTALAPAAQRHFDQTLSTR
- a CDS encoding phosphotransferase family protein, whose translation is MTDGTVDVRAEDVFDADAVHAWLSGRVPGLGDRPPVVRQFPGGASNLTYLLAYPGRELILRRPPAGHKAASAHDMRREYRVQRALKPVFPYVPEMLAFGRAEDEGPLGSDFYVMERLDGLILRGDLPGGLDLTPEQARELSGRVVDRLVQLHSVDVDAAGLADLGKGTGYVERQVRGWTGRFEKARTDNVGDFADVIRWLDGNRPGEARICLIHNDYRLDNLVLDGPDTLRVTGVLDWELATLGDPLMELGSTLSYWVQADDDDVMKSSRRQPTHIPGMYTREEFVAHYAGATGIEVGDWRFYEVYGLFRLAVVIQQLYRRYHDGQTHNPAFKDFWQFVRYLEGRCREVIMKGRA
- a CDS encoding NADP-dependent oxidoreductase is translated as MSTTTMKAIRLHEFGGPEVLSYDEVPLPKPKPGEVLVRVHAAGLNPPDWYVREGMPDVPEELRPPMNLPLIPGTDVSGVVAAVAAGVGDLSVGDEVFGMLRFPGSGAAAYAEYVAAPASDLARKPAGIDHVHAAGAPMAGLTAWQFLIELGHDQPNPLQSGPHHPIAISPGMTVLVNGAAGGVGHFGVQLAKERGARVIAVASGAHEAFLRDLGSDEFVDYTKTPPEDVAHDVDLVLDTLGGPTSSRFLRTLKRGGALYPVYLAEFDAEETAKLGVTTSLTQVRANGAQLAELGRLLDKGTVRVAVDSTFPLAEAAKAHERAARGHLRGKIVLTVG
- a CDS encoding acyl-CoA synthetase translates to MRYPAGVSELASLVTDKVTETVRSVDVMRRAGLVPFPRLDEGLRSLVAIRKYGPFAGANHIAARRDPTAVGIVDELGPLTFKQLDDQSNALARAWAERGLGPGSVIAALCRDHRGLVLTMAASGKLGARLLLMNTGFAKPQLADVAAREGVTALVYDQEFTGLLDAISPSVERYLAWVDQDGDHTGRDIPVLDEIIASTDDRPLPAPAKPGGFVLLTSGTTGTPKGAPRPHTSALASAQFLDRIPLRAGEATYMGAPLFHGTGLSQFILSFALGCTVVMRRKFSPEEALKGIAEHRCTALVLVPTMLQRIVDLPAETRAKYDASCLRIIFVAGSALSPDLGNRANEEFGPVVHNLYGSTEVAVATVATPEDWRRAPGTVGRAPVGCRVALYDLDGKKITEPHVTARVFVGSGLSFGGYTDGRHKEIIDGLLSSGDVGHFDDDGLLFIDGRDDEMIVSGGENVFPVEVENLLVEREDVLEAAVIGVEDADFGQRLKAFVVRVEESGLDADGVREYVKANLARYKVPRDVEFLDELPRNATGKVLRSKLS
- a CDS encoding SDR family oxidoreductase, whose translation is MVLRKNILITGASSGLGEGMARQFAARGRNLALCARRADRLDELAAELKAAYPGITVVTRCLDVNEHDRVFTVFDEFRAALGSLDRVIVNAGLGKGQPVGRGRFDVNRQTLETNFIAAAAQIEAAAGIFREQREGHLAVMSSFMAIRGLPKNSTAYAASKAGISAFVAGTRAELRRKGIAVTEIRPGYIESEMYDRVGGSPLATRAEAGARALAKAVEAEPKLAYVPSWPWVPLALAVRLAPESLLRRFA
- a CDS encoding SDR family NAD(P)-dependent oxidoreductase, with amino-acid sequence MTRLVVVTGGTRGIGAAIAAHFAGAGDTVLAPGRRECDVTDEAAVRAYFAGAGPVDVLVNNAGVSSSAPTAKTTLAEWQSQLSVNATGAFLCTREVLPGMRARGRGRIVTVASTAGHTGVRYTSGYTASKHAAVGLMRAVSAEVAGTGVTANAVCPAFVRTDMTADSVARIHERTGRDEAAAEAALAASSPLGRLLEPQEVAFAVAFLAADEAAAINGQTLVLDGGGIQK
- a CDS encoding TetR/AcrR family transcriptional regulator; protein product: MRADARKNYDQLLTVASTVVAEQGANASLRDIARRAGVALATLYRHFPTREALLEALLRTGFDELAARADELETSSSPQDALALWLRECVTWAHEYRGVTELMVAAIEDAESALHASCVTMRAAGTRLLTRAQAEGTARADIDGTDLFALVGALSWLGDQPALAARAHHLFDVIADAILTSTTPHGG
- a CDS encoding tryptophan 2,3-dioxygenase; amino-acid sequence: MTGTADTQAALSYTSYLALDELLEAQRPRSDEHDELLFIVIHQVYELWFKQILHEAEFLQESLAAGRTAHSIRTLRRILTVLKVVVAQIDVLETMTPSQFTSFRARLDASSGFQSAQFRELEAMLGRRDERVFAHYPEGGGQRERIAAAMGRDSVFDSFLKYLSARGYDVSCDRDVTRPVEPSSELQAVLLKVYQDDGGPSVVAECLVDLDEGMQEWRYRHVKMVERTIGDKTGTGGSSGATYLRTTLFQPMFPDLWAVRSQL